The Treponema medium genome has a window encoding:
- the rpsU gene encoding 30S ribosomal protein S21: MASIVIDDSENLEKAIKRFKRQVEKEGIIREWKKREYYEKPSTILNRKKKALQRKLMKKNRKSYDSKSY; the protein is encoded by the coding sequence GTGGCAAGTATCGTTATCGATGATTCCGAAAACCTTGAAAAAGCGATTAAGCGTTTTAAGCGACAAGTTGAAAAAGAGGGAATTATCCGCGAGTGGAAAAAGCGCGAATACTATGAAAAGCCGTCTACTATTTTAAATAGAAAGAAGAAAGCTCTTCAGCGCAAATTAATGAAAAAAAACCGCAAGTCGTATGATTCAAAATCATACTAA